Within the Candidatus Eisenbacteria bacterium genome, the region CGCAGACCTCGAACAGCGCGCAGGCACTGAACGACGTCTACTTCGTGGACGGGTTGCGCGGGTGGGCGGTGGGCGATGCGGGGCGGATCGTGCACACGTCGAGGGGCGGAAACCAGTAGGGGCGTTCCCTGCGCGGGCGAAACCTGGCGGCGCGTTCGCGGAGTACGCGGACGCGCCGCGGTCGTTTTCCGGCGGCGGTCCGTTGCGCGTCCGGGGGGGGCGCGCATCGGCGGAGGCTCGCCTCGGGCGGCGGTCCGTTGCGCGTCCGGGGGGCACGCATCGGCGGAGGCTCGTCTCGGGCGGCGGGCCGCTGCGTGACTGAGGGGGCGCGCATCGGCGGACGCTTGCCTCGGGCGGCGGTCCGCTGCGCGTCCAGGAGGCGCGCATCGGCGGACGCTCGCCTCGGGCATCCTGCCCTCGGCTCGCTAGGCGTTCGGCCTTCTTCGCCATCCATGGCTCTCGAAGGCCTCTCGACTCCGCCGATGCGCGCCCCCCGGACGCGCAACGGACCTGCGGCGCGGGGGTGCGGGCGGCGCGGGGGGCTCGTGCCGGGGCGCCGGGTATTGACGGGGTGCGAGGGATGCCGGAGGGTTCGGGCATGTCGGAGCGGGTGATCATTCTGGATGGCTACAACATCGTGCACCGGTCGCCGCAGTTGAAGCCGGGGCCGGGGCGGACCTTGCGTGAGGCGCGCGAGAAGCTCGTCAACCTGCTGTCGTGGATGATGGGCGGCGAGGCGGCCCGCTTTCTGGTGGTCTGGGACGGGGCGGACGGCGGAGGGCGCGACGGGGCTTCGGGGCGGATCGAGGAGCGGTTCTCGCGCCCGCCCGAGAAGGCCGACGACCTGATCCGCCGGCTGGTGGAGCAGGAGGTCGAACGCGTGGACCGGGTGACGGTCGTGACCGCGGACCTCGAGGTGGCGCGGCATGCCCGGGCGATGGGCGCCGACGTGTCGATCTCCGATCTGTTCCTCGCGAGCGCGCTCGGCGCGGGCGCCCGCTCGGGCGATGACGGCGACTCGGGCGAGCCCGAGAAGCCGGCCTCGCTCAGCAAGGCCGAGATCGAGGCCTGGGCGAAGCTGTTCCAGGAGCAGCGCGAGAAGCGGCGCGAGGATTGAAGGGCGACGCGAGGCGCTGGCGGGCACTCCGCGCGAGCCGGCGGTGACGAACGAAATCGGGCGGCCCGTCGTGCAGACGGGCCGCCCGATCGTTCGAGCCCCGGATCAGCCGCCGAGGTGATCGTCGGCGTCGTGAACGACGAACGGGAAAATCCACGCCTGCGAGTCGTAGGGCGCGGCGTCGTCGTACAGCGTGCCGTGCGAGAGCGCGTTGACACCGAAATGGCGAAGGCCACCGTCGTTGCCCGTGGTCCAGCGAATGGTGTACTGGCCGCCGCCGTCGTTGTGGAAGCGGGCCCGGTGCATCCAGCGGTAGAGCAGGACGACGTCGTTGTCGCGGGTGGTTTTCACCGTGAGGACGACCTGGGTGCCGGTGGGAATGTGCAGCACCCGGCGCAGACGGTGCATCTCGAGCGGCGCGGTGATGGTCGTGTCGAGCACGCCGGCCTGGACGCGGACGCTCTGGATGTGCGTGCCGGCCTCCGCCGACGTGACCTTCACGCCGCTCGTTCCGACGAGCCGCCAGATGACGATGCCGGTGCTGTCGTTCCGCGGCTCACGCCGCAGGAGCAGCCGGCGCTCCCAGCGGTCGTCGAGCGGCTTGCGGACGAGCGAGGACGGGACCGCCGTCGAGTCGCCGGCCAGGATGTGGAATCCGCCGAGCAGGCGCTTGTGGATCGTGACCACCGCCAGCAGCGGCCGTCCGGTGGAGTCGGGGTTCGTGTACGCGACGTCGTAGGACCGCGTGACGGAGCGGATCGTGCGCCACCAGTAGAGCGGGCGGATCGCCGCCATGCCGGAGCCGTCCGCGTCGAGCTGCATCGGGTCGTTGCTCTCGTAGACGTTCTCGTCCACGTACTCGGGGCTTGCGGCGACGGCGTCGTTGACCTGCGCGATGTCCTGCGGGGTCGGGGTGGCGGTGAGTTCCTGGGGCTGGCTCGGGTTGCTCTTGCCGCATCCGGCGGCGAGCGCCGCGACGAGCGCGAGACCCAGGGCGATCGGGACGAGCTTCTTCATGGATCCTCCAGTGATGCGGCCGGCGTGCGGCCGGCAAGGTCACCCAGGGCAGGGGTCGGTTTCGGGATACGGGGGCGTGACCAGCACTGGACATGCCACCGCGGACGAAGCGCCAACGCCTTGCGCCGCAACCGGGGTGCCGGGGCCGGCCGCCGGGGGGTGTACCGCCGCGGCCACACGGCCGCGACCGGCAGTACGCCCGGGGACAGCGCGGCGCGGCCCCCGGAAGGGAACCGCGCCGCGGACTGCGCCCCGAAAACGTCGGGCTAGAGTTTGACCTTCGTGTCGGTGTCCACGTGGAAGACCAGTTCCTGGCCCTGCTTGACCTCGACCTGGAAGCCCTTCGAGGCGGCCACCGCGCCGGTCGCGGCCGCGCCACCGAGCACGCCGCCGATGAGCGCGCCCTTGCCGCTGCCGCCGATGGCCTTGCCCAGCAGCGCACCGGCCGCCGCGCCGCCGGCGATGGCGCCGACGTTCCGCTTGGTCGTCGAGCCCGCGATCATGCTGTCGGCGGTGGCGCCGATCTCGTGCGTTCGACCGTTCGCCTCGATCGAAGTGATGCGCAGCACGAAGAAGGCGCGCGAACCCTTCTCGGCGGACTTCACGGCCGAGACGACGCCATGCACGACGCTGCCCGCCGGGAAGGGCGCGGACGAGCCGATCGTGACCGCTTCCTTCACGGTGCCGCTCCAGGGATCGCCGGCGTGCGCCGTCTCGGTGTTGAGCGCGACGTCCACGCCGATCTTGATGGGCGTTCCGCCGGGCACGGTGGTGGTCGCCGCCGCCGCGGGCGACGTCGCCGGCTTCTTCGTGAGCGGGGGCGCCGGCTTCTTCGCGGGCGCGGGCGCCGGCGTCTGCGCGGGCGTCGGCTCGGGCTGCACGCCGGCCTGCGGTTCGAGGCCTCCCTGCGGCTGCTCGATGGGGCTGGTCGCGAGCAGGCTGTCGCTGGTGGCGGAGCTCGCGGACTGGTCGGACTTCTGGCCACAGCCAGAGGAGACCGCGGCGAGGGCGAGGAGCAGGGCGAGAGCGACGAGGGTTCGGCGGAGCATCATGGTTCCTCCATGGCGACGGCAACGGCATCCGTGCCGCTGCGGGTGGCTGGGCGACGGGGAGTCGGCGACCGGCGCGTAGATTGCCGGGCACGGACGCCTCGCGCAAGCGGGCCCGACGCCTCCCGGGGGACGGCGAGCCCGCGAGGCGTTCGGGAACGCGGCCACGCGCCGCCGTGCACGCGGACGCACCCGGGCGGTAAGGTCGGCGCTCCGTGACAACGCGGCACGCCACGATTCTTCCAAGAGGAGACCTCCCGACATGATCGTCACCTTTCGCAAGTCCTCGCTCGCGACGCGCGCGGCCGACCTGCTGGCCGTCGCCGTGAGCCCGGGTGCGCGCCTGGTGGGCGCGGCGCTCGCGCTCGACCGCGCCACGCGCGGCGCCGTGACCGCCGTGCTGCGAACGGGCGACTTCCGGGGGCGTGCCGGTGAGACCGCCCTGCTCTATCCGCGCGGCGTGAAGGCGAAGCGGGTTCTGCTCGTGGGGCTGGGGGCGCGCGGCGCGGGCGGGACCGGGCGGATCCTGACGGCCGCCGCGCAGGCGGCACGGCGGGCGCGCGAACTGGGCGCGAAGTCGTTCGCCTTCGCCTGCGAGGACGCCGGGGAGTTCGGGGCCGGCGAAGCCCAGGCCGTCGGCGAAGGTCTCGTGCTCGGCCACTACCGCCACACGGCCTATCGGCGCGAAGCGAAAGCCGCCCTCAAGCGAGCCGAGGTCCTGCTCGCCTTGCCGCCGGCGCGCCCGCTCGCGGACGCGCTCGCCCGCGGTGTCGCGATCGGCGAAGCGGTGTGCATGGCTCGCGACCTCGCCAACACGCCGGCGCAGGATCTCGTGCCCGCGCAGCTCGCCGCGCGCGCGACCGAGGTCGCGCGCGCGGTGGGGGCGAAGGCGACCGTGCTCGATCCGCCCGCCATGGAACGGCTGGGAATGGGATGCGTGCTGTCGGTCGGGCGAGGCAGCGCGCACCCGCCGCGTTTCGTCGTGCTCGAGAAGGAGCCGGGCGCGCCCGGGCGCCGGCGCGACGGGCGGAAGCTGCCGACCGTCGTGGTGATCGGCAAGGGCGTCACGTTCGACACGGGCGGCTATTCGCTCAAGCCGCGCGAGGGCATGAGCAAGATGAAATACGACATGTCCGGGGCCGCCGCCGTGATCGGGCTGTTCGCCGCGAGCGCCGTGCTCGAGCTGCCGTTCCGGCTCGTCGGGCTGATCCCCAGCGCGGAAAACATGGTGAGCGACCGCGCGCTCAAGCCGGGCGACGTGATCCGCGCGCTCGACGGCACCACGATCGAGGTGACGAACACCGACGCGGAGGGCAGGCTGCTGCTCGCCGACGCCCTCGGCTACGCGCGGCGCTTCGAGCCCGAATGCGTCGTGGATCTCGCGACGCTCACCGGCGCGATCTCGATCGCGCTGGGGCGCGCGGCGGCGGGGCTCTTCACGGACGACGAAGCGCTGGCCACGCAGCTCGCCGCCGCCGGCGAGGCGACGGGCGAGAGGCTCTGGCGCATGCCGCTCTGGGACGACTACCTCACCGAGATGCGGGGCGAGACCGCCGACCTGGTGAACTCGTCCGAGAAGCGCGAGGGCGCCGCCTGCACCGCGGCCGCGTTCCTGGCGCACTTCGCGAAGGGCCTGCGCTGGGCGCACCTCGACATCGCCAGCACGGCATGGACCTACGGCGAGCGTCCCGACTCTCCCCGCGGGGCCAACGCCTTCGGCGTGCGACTGCTCGCGGCCTGGCTCCAGGCCCGCGCGGGCGAATGAGCCCGGGCCAGTCCCGGCCGGAGCTGCCCCGGAAAAGAGCCGGCCCGGGAGCCAACAACGCTCCCGGGCGGTCAGCGCCGACCTTTCCCCCGAAATGGTCGGACACACCTCTCTCGCATGGGACCCACGGACCCGCGGCGCGCCCGCGTCCGATGGAGGAAGAACGCGGCCGCGCGACCCCGAGGGAGTGCGGGTGGTGGGTCTCGTCAATGAGGTCGCCGGACGGGGCTCCGTATGACGGGTCCGGAGTGAAATTCCTCGCGGGGATCGTCCGGGGAGGGGCGGGGGCGTCACATTTCGGCCGGCCGGGCGACCTCCTGTATATGGAAGCGATCCGAAGCATTGCTTGCCCCATCGCGGGACGAAGCCTAGGCTTCTCGCGGTCCCCCCGGCCCTTCGAAACGGCTCCCCTCCGGCTCCCCCCGGTGTTGGGTTGCGCGCCCGTCTGCGATTTCAGGCCCAACCCCAGCGAAGGCAGAAGTGTCCGCCCCCCGAGACCCCGCGCCGTCACCATTGGACTGGAACGACCTGCGCGCCTCCGTGCGCCGTCGGGTCTCGAGCCTGCTGCGCGGATGGTCCTCCGAGGACATCGAGGACATCACACAGGACGTTTTCGAGAAGCTCCTGAAGTTCACGAGTCGATCCGGTCCCCCGGACGATCACGAGGCGCTGCTCACGGTGATCGCGCGGCGCACGGTGGTGAGCCGCATTCGCAAGCGCGCGCGGCGACCGGCGCACGAACCGATCACCGAGAGCCTGCCGGCGCCGGATGAAGCTGAAGGGGAGGAGCTCGCCGAGCTCGAAGCGCTGACCGAGTGGCGGGCGCTGCTGGTGATCGAGTTCTTCCGCGCGGGGCCGGGCGATTGTCTCGACCTCGCGGAAGCCCGACGGCAGGGAATTGACTTCAAGCAGCTCCCGACGAAGCGGCCGGGAGACACGCATCAGGCGAAGCTGCAGAGATGGGCCCGTTGCAGGCGGAGCCTTCGCGCCGCCATCGCGGCGGGAAAGCTGCCCTGGAACGGACCCGGGAAACGGCCATGAGCGATTCGATCCACCACGAACACGAATGGTTTCGCCGGCACCTGCCGGACCACCTGCTCGACCTGCTCGTCGAAGGCGAACAGAAGCGCTTCGAC harbors:
- a CDS encoding NYN domain-containing protein codes for the protein MSERVIILDGYNIVHRSPQLKPGPGRTLREAREKLVNLLSWMMGGEAARFLVVWDGADGGGRDGASGRIEERFSRPPEKADDLIRRLVEQEVERVDRVTVVTADLEVARHARAMGADVSISDLFLASALGAGARSGDDGDSGEPEKPASLSKAEIEAWAKLFQEQREKRRED
- a CDS encoding leucyl aminopeptidase, whose protein sequence is MIVTFRKSSLATRAADLLAVAVSPGARLVGAALALDRATRGAVTAVLRTGDFRGRAGETALLYPRGVKAKRVLLVGLGARGAGGTGRILTAAAQAARRARELGAKSFAFACEDAGEFGAGEAQAVGEGLVLGHYRHTAYRREAKAALKRAEVLLALPPARPLADALARGVAIGEAVCMARDLANTPAQDLVPAQLAARATEVARAVGAKATVLDPPAMERLGMGCVLSVGRGSAHPPRFVVLEKEPGAPGRRRDGRKLPTVVVIGKGVTFDTGGYSLKPREGMSKMKYDMSGAAAVIGLFAASAVLELPFRLVGLIPSAENMVSDRALKPGDVIRALDGTTIEVTNTDAEGRLLLADALGYARRFEPECVVDLATLTGAISIALGRAAAGLFTDDEALATQLAAAGEATGERLWRMPLWDDYLTEMRGETADLVNSSEKREGAACTAAAFLAHFAKGLRWAHLDIASTAWTYGERPDSPRGANAFGVRLLAAWLQARAGE